A single Notoacmeibacter ruber DNA region contains:
- the rplT gene encoding 50S ribosomal protein L20 gives MARVKRGVTAHAKHKKTIKAAKGFYGRRKNTIRIAKQAVEKSMQYATRDRRTRKRNFRALWVQRLNAAAREHGLTYSRLIDGLNKAGIEMDRKVLSDMAIHEPEAFAAVVAQAKDALSYLKDGNTNEYERAVGA, from the coding sequence ATGGCCCGCGTGAAAAGAGGCGTGACAGCTCACGCCAAGCACAAGAAGACCATCAAGGCAGCCAAGGGCTTTTATGGCCGCCGCAAGAATACGATTCGCATCGCCAAGCAGGCCGTCGAGAAGTCGATGCAGTATGCGACTCGCGACCGCCGCACGAGGAAGCGCAATTTCCGCGCCCTCTGGGTTCAGCGCCTCAACGCCGCTGCCCGCGAACATGGCCTGACCTATAGCCGCCTGATCGACGGCCTGAACAAGGCCGGTATCGAGATGGACCGCAAGGTCCTCTCCGACATGGCGATCCATGAGCCGGAGGCATTCGCTGCTGTTGTCGCTCAGGCCAAGGACGCTCTGTCCTACCTGAAGGACGGCAATACCAACGAATATGAGCGTGCCGTCGGCGCATAA
- a CDS encoding DUF2852 domain-containing protein → MKSNALIRPAWTPATIALMIIGFMLWWPLGLAMLAFILWGDRLEAFRTDVNGATDRVVAGWRRAARSASAPSTGNVAFDAWRDDELKRLAEERRKVEEMREEFDTHMRELRMARDKQEFESFMAARRERKTVEHEKADQTGDLAGGAYAG, encoded by the coding sequence ATGAAATCCAATGCCCTGATCCGTCCCGCCTGGACGCCCGCGACCATCGCGTTGATGATCATCGGCTTCATGCTCTGGTGGCCGCTTGGATTGGCCATGCTGGCCTTCATCCTGTGGGGTGACCGGCTGGAAGCCTTCAGGACAGACGTCAACGGTGCCACCGATCGCGTCGTGGCGGGATGGCGCCGCGCAGCGCGTAGCGCATCTGCGCCGTCGACCGGCAATGTTGCTTTTGACGCATGGCGTGATGACGAATTGAAGCGTCTTGCGGAAGAGCGCCGCAAGGTCGAGGAAATGCGTGAAGAGTTCGATACGCATATGCGCGAACTGCGCATGGCGCGCGACAAGCAGGAATTCGAATCCTTCATGGCCGCCCGCCGCGAGCGCAAGACGGTCGAACACGAAAAAGCCGATCAGACCGGTGATCTGGCCGGTGGCGCGTACGCCGGGTAA
- a CDS encoding M48 family metallopeptidase: MVAASPLLFQRRSPSTKKEERLHAVGERALPLAIHRNPRARRLILRIVPGGRSLRVTAPPGVSKKQIDAFLDRNAGWLAERLDRHQGTELVAGGDLTFRGRSCRILHSGQLRGLPALIEEKDGPTILVHGPQEALPKRLAAFLRQEAEAMMVPLAHAHAATLGRPIEAVRFRDTRSRWGSCTANGTLSFSWRIMMAPDFVIDYLVAHEVAHLAEMNHGRHFWAICHDLCPRVDEAKAWLKEHGGRLQAFDFSS; the protein is encoded by the coding sequence ATGGTTGCCGCCTCGCCCCTCCTTTTTCAGCGCCGCTCGCCTTCGACAAAGAAGGAAGAACGCCTGCACGCCGTCGGTGAACGGGCCTTGCCGCTCGCCATTCACCGCAATCCTCGCGCCAGACGCCTGATCCTGCGCATCGTGCCGGGTGGACGTTCACTGCGTGTAACCGCACCGCCCGGTGTTTCAAAAAAACAGATCGATGCTTTTCTGGATCGCAATGCCGGCTGGCTGGCCGAACGACTGGACCGCCATCAGGGAACCGAACTCGTAGCGGGCGGCGACCTCACCTTTCGCGGTCGCTCCTGCCGAATTCTCCATTCCGGACAACTGCGCGGCCTGCCAGCCCTCATCGAGGAAAAAGACGGGCCGACCATTCTCGTTCATGGCCCCCAGGAAGCCTTGCCGAAACGGCTCGCCGCATTCCTGCGCCAAGAGGCGGAAGCCATGATGGTGCCGCTCGCTCACGCCCACGCCGCAACGCTCGGCCGCCCGATCGAAGCGGTCCGGTTTCGCGATACGCGCAGTCGGTGGGGCAGTTGCACCGCGAACGGTACCCTCTCCTTCTCATGGCGCATCATGATGGCGCCCGATTTCGTGATCGACTATCTCGTCGCCCATGAGGTCGCCCATCTGGCCGAAATGAACCATGGCCGGCATTTCTGGGCGATATGCCACGACCTCTGCCCCCGTGTGGACGAAGCCAAGGCATGGCTAAAAGAGCATGGCGGTCGATTGCAGGCCTTCGATTTTTCGAGCTGA
- a CDS encoding alpha/beta hydrolase, whose translation MPEEQGRLTIDGTPIAWRRVDGASPTFVWLGGFRSDMAGTKAEAISNHCAETGHAFLRFDYSGHGESGGDFEAGTISLWLSETLAVLDRLTDGPLVLVGSSMGGWIALRAVQEMVKAGETDRIAGMILLAPAPDFTSRMLNGELTAKEKKVLEETGRHEVPTPYGPDPNVFTKKLFDDGEKNSVLNGLIDTHCPVHIVQGMEDPDVPWQTAQSLMERLPADDVTLTYVKDGDHRLSREQDIALLLRVCDTMAEQVSAQQGA comes from the coding sequence ATGCCGGAAGAACAAGGCAGGCTAACGATTGACGGTACGCCCATCGCCTGGCGGCGGGTCGATGGGGCCTCGCCAACCTTCGTCTGGCTGGGTGGATTTCGCTCCGATATGGCCGGAACGAAGGCCGAGGCCATCTCGAACCATTGCGCCGAGACCGGCCATGCCTTTCTTCGGTTCGACTATTCCGGTCACGGCGAATCCGGCGGCGATTTCGAGGCCGGCACCATCTCTCTGTGGCTGTCGGAAACGCTCGCGGTGCTCGATCGACTGACTGATGGCCCGCTGGTCCTTGTCGGCTCGTCCATGGGCGGCTGGATTGCCCTTCGCGCCGTGCAGGAAATGGTCAAAGCTGGTGAGACGGACCGCATCGCCGGAATGATCCTCCTCGCTCCGGCTCCCGATTTTACGTCTCGCATGTTGAATGGCGAGCTGACGGCCAAGGAAAAGAAAGTCCTGGAAGAGACCGGCCGACATGAAGTGCCGACACCATATGGACCCGACCCGAATGTCTTCACGAAGAAGCTGTTCGACGATGGCGAGAAAAACAGTGTTCTGAACGGTCTCATCGACACGCACTGTCCCGTCCATATCGTTCAGGGCATGGAAGACCCCGACGTCCCGTGGCAGACGGCGCAATCGCTGATGGAGCGCTTGCCGGCAGACGACGTGACCCTGACCTATGTGAAGGATGGCGACCATCGCCTGTCGCGCGAACAGGATATCGCCCTGCTCTTGCGGGTTTGCGATACAATGGCCGAGCAAGTATCCGCGCAGCAAGGCGCGTGA
- a CDS encoding sensor histidine kinase — MQERLAVIFDAAHAIGWWDWDIPTDRFHAGRKCADLLGIDSEQAAEGVSFSRFIDGIDKRDRAHVDAAIRHAVDVGGPFSEEFRIADVPNGFRPRWVAVNGHCYRGEDGKPRRFPGVLLDITDRRLTELRKQALLQLGDRLRELTDIESIAYAAATSMAEVLTPSRAGFGIVDEGSETVFIPPEWRRSGTSSISGQHNFREYGSFIDDLKAGQVVAIDDVEHDPRTAMHADALLGLGIRALINIPILEHGKFVLVVLIHSDGPVDWSERDLRFSYAVADRVQAALGRLRAEQQRELLNRELSHRLKNSLSMAQSIVSQSLRSARDLESAKAGIGRRLSALGHAHEVLLKGSVEQAGIIDVVTNALRPHQDEPMRISWKGPDIALAAGAALSLSLIIHELATNAAKHGSLSVEEGRVDLEWRVTGENEDRLTMRWTERNGPTVIEPSRSGFGSRLIRYGVTGATDQTVEIDYRPEGLVWHLDALLSGISVPHPAETPPLPASS; from the coding sequence ATGCAAGAGCGGCTCGCCGTGATATTCGATGCAGCTCATGCCATCGGATGGTGGGACTGGGATATTCCCACCGACCGCTTCCACGCCGGGAGGAAATGCGCGGACCTTTTAGGTATCGATTCCGAGCAGGCGGCGGAAGGCGTCAGCTTTTCCCGCTTTATCGACGGCATCGACAAGCGCGACCGGGCTCACGTGGACGCAGCCATCCGCCATGCGGTCGACGTCGGCGGGCCCTTTTCCGAAGAATTTCGGATTGCCGATGTTCCGAATGGCTTTCGACCGCGCTGGGTCGCGGTCAATGGACACTGTTATCGCGGCGAAGACGGCAAGCCGAGGCGGTTCCCTGGTGTCCTGCTCGACATAACGGACCGCCGGCTTACAGAACTGCGCAAACAGGCCCTGCTTCAGCTTGGTGATCGTCTCCGCGAACTGACCGACATAGAGAGCATCGCCTACGCGGCCGCCACAAGCATGGCAGAGGTCCTGACGCCAAGCCGCGCCGGTTTCGGCATTGTGGATGAGGGCAGCGAAACCGTTTTCATTCCTCCCGAGTGGAGACGGTCAGGTACAAGCTCCATTTCCGGTCAGCACAACTTTCGCGAATATGGCTCGTTCATCGACGACCTGAAGGCAGGGCAGGTGGTCGCCATTGACGATGTCGAACATGACCCACGCACAGCCATGCACGCCGATGCTCTTCTCGGCCTCGGCATCAGAGCGCTGATCAACATCCCCATTCTGGAACATGGCAAATTCGTTCTTGTCGTACTGATTCATAGTGACGGTCCAGTGGACTGGAGCGAGCGCGATCTTCGCTTCAGCTATGCCGTTGCGGACCGCGTGCAGGCCGCGCTTGGTCGCCTGAGAGCAGAGCAACAGCGTGAACTGCTCAATCGCGAGCTCTCTCACCGACTCAAAAACTCCCTTTCGATGGCGCAGTCCATCGTTTCGCAGTCGCTGCGGTCGGCGAGAGATCTGGAGAGCGCCAAGGCCGGTATAGGCCGCCGCCTTTCAGCGCTCGGGCATGCCCATGAGGTCCTTCTCAAAGGGTCGGTGGAGCAGGCAGGCATCATCGATGTGGTCACGAATGCTCTGCGACCTCATCAGGACGAGCCGATGCGCATTAGCTGGAAGGGCCCGGATATTGCTCTGGCTGCCGGGGCCGCTCTTTCCCTGTCCCTCATAATTCATGAACTGGCGACCAACGCCGCCAAGCACGGCTCGCTCAGCGTGGAAGAGGGCCGCGTCGATCTGGAATGGCGTGTCACCGGAGAGAATGAAGACCGGCTGACCATGAGATGGACGGAAAGGAACGGGCCGACCGTCATCGAGCCCTCACGGTCCGGCTTCGGATCGCGGCTCATTCGTTACGGGGTAACGGGCGCGACGGACCAGACGGTCGAGATCGATTACCGGCCGGAAGGGCTGGTCTGGCATCTGGATGCTCTGCTGAGCGGTATTTCGGTTCCACATCCGGCCGAAACGCCTCCATTGCCGGCGTCTTCGTAA
- a CDS encoding HXXEE domain-containing protein: protein MNSHVSGHDFLIGALIALVMGAAFVVFGGMPLLATFVPGLAFALGLLAFLRKQNVAMAEGARLYPLYFGTLAWQFIHFAEEYITGFRSRFPELFGSTPYSAELFVEINMISYFVFVIAFLLVFEGRRRFLLIPVLFFVIYGAIGNAIAHTYWALWSGGYFPGLFTAQLYWVLGPMLLARLLGSWRPAIVTTTGFGIVLIATLTLTMI, encoded by the coding sequence ATGAACTCACATGTGAGCGGTCATGACTTCCTGATCGGCGCGCTGATCGCGCTCGTGATGGGTGCGGCCTTCGTCGTGTTCGGAGGGATGCCGCTACTGGCGACCTTCGTGCCGGGTCTCGCCTTCGCCTTGGGACTTCTGGCATTCCTACGAAAACAGAACGTTGCAATGGCCGAGGGCGCGCGACTTTACCCGCTCTATTTTGGAACGTTGGCGTGGCAGTTCATCCATTTCGCGGAAGAATACATCACCGGGTTTCGAAGCCGTTTCCCGGAGCTCTTCGGCAGCACGCCCTATTCCGCCGAACTCTTCGTCGAGATCAACATGATCTCGTACTTTGTCTTCGTGATTGCATTCCTGCTCGTATTTGAGGGTCGGCGCCGCTTCCTGCTCATCCCGGTGCTGTTCTTCGTGATCTATGGCGCCATCGGCAACGCGATCGCACACACCTATTGGGCGCTCTGGTCTGGCGGTTACTTTCCCGGCCTCTTCACCGCGCAGCTCTACTGGGTGCTTGGGCCAATGCTGCTGGCACGACTGCTTGGCTCCTGGCGGCCGGCTATCGTGACGACCACCGGGTTCGGGATCGTGCTGATCGCTACGCTGACGCTGACCATGATTTGA
- a CDS encoding carboxymuconolactone decarboxylase family protein, translated as MRLDLIAPDTLSAEQKPIYDDMKEGIEQKFNAFKAIAENGALMGPWNPWLHEPKIGKAIWELTKVMSMEATLPPRAREIAILRTGAHFNSAYEIYAHDAIAEVHGIDEKRISTLVAGVRPEHMDREEQVAYDVANSLLEGAVLPRPTYDEAVDTFGKKGAHELIFLVGLYCLVSVTLNGFNVPVPDEDQ; from the coding sequence ATGCGCCTCGACCTGATCGCCCCGGATACCCTGAGCGCCGAGCAGAAGCCGATCTATGACGATATGAAGGAAGGTATCGAACAGAAATTCAACGCATTCAAAGCGATCGCCGAAAACGGCGCCCTGATGGGTCCTTGGAACCCATGGTTACACGAACCCAAAATCGGCAAGGCGATCTGGGAATTGACCAAGGTCATGAGTATGGAAGCGACCCTGCCCCCAAGGGCACGGGAAATCGCCATTCTTCGCACCGGCGCACATTTCAACTCAGCCTATGAAATCTACGCGCATGATGCGATCGCCGAGGTGCACGGAATCGATGAGAAGCGCATCTCCACACTGGTCGCGGGTGTCCGGCCGGAACATATGGACCGTGAAGAGCAGGTCGCCTACGACGTCGCCAATTCCTTGCTCGAAGGGGCCGTTCTGCCGCGCCCGACCTATGACGAAGCGGTCGACACCTTCGGCAAGAAGGGCGCACACGAACTTATCTTTCTGGTGGGCCTCTACTGCCTGGTTTCCGTCACGCTGAACGGCTTCAACGTGCCGGTCCCAGACGAGGATCAATGA
- a CDS encoding alkene reductase, with translation MAPQTIFSPHKMGDLIVPNRVFMAPLTRNRAHDDGTPWEVTATYYAQRASAGLIISEATQITPLGKGYIKTPGIYTDAHVEGWRLVTDAVHAAGGRIYCQLWHVGRIRHVHIEPKGEQPVAPSAIRADAKTFTHDGFEDVSEPRALSLEEIDQLVEDFAHAARCAMEAGFDGVEIHSANGYLLNQFLHSGSNKREDEYGGSVENRSRLTLRVADRLIQEIGSDKVGLRLSPLGEANDVPEDDPVGLYSYLIAELDKRELAYLHFVESFRGEDRTAEKAEILKKVRREWHGFFVANGAYDAEHAEKYVSEGWCHAVAVGRDFLANPDLPLRWLNGTPLNEPNQDTFYGGAEEGYTDYPFATLGRDNGKTS, from the coding sequence ATGGCTCCTCAGACGATATTCTCTCCGCACAAAATGGGCGATCTGATCGTTCCCAATCGGGTTTTCATGGCTCCGCTCACCCGCAACCGCGCGCATGACGACGGGACGCCCTGGGAGGTCACCGCCACATATTACGCGCAGCGTGCCTCGGCTGGACTGATCATCTCTGAAGCGACGCAGATCACCCCTCTTGGCAAGGGCTACATCAAGACCCCCGGCATCTACACAGACGCGCATGTCGAAGGCTGGCGCCTCGTCACCGATGCCGTCCATGCCGCCGGCGGCCGTATCTATTGCCAGCTATGGCATGTCGGCCGTATCCGCCATGTCCACATCGAGCCGAAGGGAGAACAGCCTGTCGCGCCCAGCGCAATCCGGGCCGATGCCAAAACCTTCACCCATGATGGTTTCGAGGATGTCTCCGAGCCCCGCGCGCTTTCGCTCGAGGAAATCGATCAACTCGTGGAGGATTTCGCCCACGCTGCACGCTGCGCCATGGAAGCCGGCTTCGATGGGGTCGAGATCCACTCCGCCAATGGCTATCTGCTGAACCAGTTTCTTCATTCGGGCTCGAACAAGCGGGAAGATGAATATGGCGGCTCGGTCGAGAACCGCAGCCGACTGACCTTACGGGTCGCCGATCGCCTTATCCAGGAGATCGGATCGGACAAGGTCGGCCTCAGGCTATCGCCGCTCGGCGAAGCCAATGACGTGCCGGAAGACGATCCGGTCGGGCTCTACTCCTACCTCATCGCCGAGCTCGACAAGCGGGAACTGGCCTACCTTCATTTCGTCGAGAGCTTCCGCGGCGAAGACCGCACCGCTGAGAAAGCCGAAATATTGAAGAAGGTCCGCCGTGAATGGCACGGCTTCTTCGTCGCCAATGGCGCCTATGACGCAGAACACGCCGAGAAATACGTTTCCGAGGGCTGGTGCCATGCCGTTGCCGTCGGGCGCGATTTCCTGGCCAATCCGGACCTGCCGCTGCGCTGGCTGAACGGCACTCCCCTCAACGAGCCCAATCAGGATACGTTCTATGGCGGCGCGGAAGAAGGCTATACGGATTACCCGTTTGCCACGCTCGGTCGCGACAACGGGAAGACGAGCTGA
- the rpmI gene encoding 50S ribosomal protein L35: MPKMKTKSSCKKRFKMTARGKVKAQAAGKRHGMIKRSNDFIRDARGTMVLSEPDTKLVKIFMPYNR; encoded by the coding sequence ATGCCCAAGATGAAGACGAAGTCGTCCTGCAAGAAACGGTTCAAGATGACCGCTCGGGGCAAGGTCAAGGCGCAGGCTGCCGGCAAGCGCCACGGCATGATCAAACGGTCCAACGACTTTATCCGCGATGCGCGCGGCACCATGGTGCTGAGCGAGCCGGATACCAAGCTCGTAAAGATCTTCATGCCTTACAACCGCTAA
- a CDS encoding GFA family protein, whose product MSPVETGRCRCGAVRFELTAEPHFASYCHCTDCRQATGAPVASFIGVHDADVVWQGKPEGEYGEPPVKRFFCSLCGSPIGYRDEGLAGRLYLYHGALDDPERYAPTHHAFTSERLDWFATADDLPQHEHFSVQRSDEDH is encoded by the coding sequence TTGAGCCCTGTCGAAACCGGGCGGTGTCGCTGCGGCGCCGTCCGTTTCGAACTGACCGCGGAACCGCATTTCGCCAGCTATTGCCATTGCACGGATTGCCGGCAGGCAACCGGCGCGCCCGTCGCTTCGTTCATCGGCGTCCATGATGCGGATGTCGTCTGGCAGGGTAAGCCGGAGGGCGAATATGGCGAACCGCCCGTGAAGCGGTTCTTCTGCTCCTTATGCGGCTCACCGATCGGCTATCGTGATGAGGGATTGGCGGGCCGCTTATATCTCTATCACGGGGCGCTCGACGATCCGGAGCGCTATGCGCCGACGCACCACGCCTTCACCTCGGAGCGGCTCGACTGGTTCGCCACGGCGGACGACCTGCCTCAGCATGAACACTTCTCGGTCCAGCGGTCAGACGAGGATCATTGA
- the infC gene encoding translation initiation factor IF-3, producing the protein MRRPFRAPPPTKEGPRANREIRVPTVMLIDADGENRGEVPTEDAVRMAEEAGLDLIEVQTNAKPPVCKIQDLGRLKYQQQKKKAEARKKQKTIEIKEVKMRPNIDTHDYDVKMKAAKRFFENGDKVKVTLRFRGREMAHQELGMELLNRVKEDTVDIAKVEAEPKLEGRQMMMVLAPR; encoded by the coding sequence ATTCGCAGACCTTTTCGAGCGCCTCCCCCCACGAAGGAAGGGCCGCGCGCAAACCGAGAAATCCGTGTGCCCACCGTCATGCTCATCGATGCAGACGGGGAAAACCGCGGAGAAGTTCCCACTGAAGACGCAGTCCGCATGGCGGAAGAGGCCGGCCTCGATCTGATCGAGGTGCAGACCAACGCCAAGCCGCCCGTCTGCAAGATCCAGGATCTTGGCCGGCTGAAATATCAGCAGCAGAAGAAGAAGGCCGAGGCGCGGAAGAAGCAGAAGACGATCGAGATCAAGGAGGTGAAGATGCGGCCCAACATCGACACCCACGATTACGACGTGAAGATGAAGGCCGCTAAGCGCTTCTTTGAAAATGGCGACAAGGTGAAGGTCACTCTGCGTTTCCGCGGTCGCGAAATGGCGCACCAGGAACTCGGTATGGAGCTTCTCAACCGCGTCAAGGAAGACACGGTGGATATCGCCAAGGTCGAGGCCGAGCCGAAGCTCGAGGGTCGTCAGATGATGATGGTCCTGGCACCGCGCTGA
- the pheS gene encoding phenylalanine--tRNA ligase subunit alpha: MDDYASLRDEIITSVEAAADEPALEEVRVFALGKKGRVSELLKGLGKMSPDERKTAGPALNALKNEVNEAIGARRLILREAAIEARLASETVDITLPVHPAPAETGRIHPISQVIDEITAIFGDLGFEIAEGPDIETDYYNFTALNFPEGHPAREMHDTFFFRPDEKGERKVLRTHTSPVQIRTMEAQKPPIRIVIPGKTYRQDSDATHSPMFHQLEGLVIDKTANIANLKWVLSEFCKAFFEVPSLNMRFRPSFFPFTEPSLELDIQCDRSTPGEVRFGEGDDWMEILGCGMVHPNVMRMAGLDPDEYQGFAWGMGIDRIAMLKYGMPDLRAFFDADVRWLAHYGFRPLDMPTLFGGLSRT, from the coding sequence ATGGACGATTACGCATCCCTTCGCGATGAAATCATCACTTCGGTGGAAGCGGCGGCCGACGAGCCCGCGCTGGAAGAGGTTCGCGTCTTCGCTCTCGGCAAGAAGGGGCGCGTGTCGGAATTGCTGAAGGGGCTCGGCAAGATGTCGCCCGACGAGCGCAAGACCGCCGGTCCCGCCCTGAACGCCCTGAAAAACGAGGTCAACGAGGCGATCGGCGCCCGGCGCCTTATTCTGCGTGAGGCGGCGATCGAGGCGCGCCTTGCCTCTGAAACGGTGGATATCACGCTGCCGGTCCATCCTGCGCCCGCGGAGACGGGGCGCATTCACCCGATCAGCCAGGTTATCGACGAGATCACGGCGATCTTCGGCGATCTGGGCTTCGAGATCGCTGAAGGGCCGGATATCGAGACCGACTATTACAACTTCACCGCACTGAACTTTCCAGAGGGTCATCCCGCGCGGGAGATGCATGACACCTTCTTCTTCCGACCGGACGAGAAGGGGGAGCGGAAAGTCCTGCGGACCCATACTTCGCCCGTTCAGATCCGTACGATGGAAGCGCAGAAGCCGCCGATCCGCATCGTCATTCCCGGCAAGACCTATCGGCAGGACAGCGATGCGACCCATTCGCCTATGTTCCATCAGCTCGAAGGGCTGGTGATCGACAAGACGGCCAATATCGCCAATCTGAAGTGGGTGCTCTCGGAATTCTGCAAGGCGTTCTTCGAGGTCCCCTCGCTGAATATGCGCTTTCGCCCGTCCTTCTTCCCGTTCACCGAACCGAGCCTGGAACTCGATATTCAGTGCGATCGCTCCACGCCGGGCGAAGTGCGTTTCGGCGAGGGCGACGACTGGATGGAAATTCTTGGCTGCGGCATGGTGCATCCGAACGTGATGCGCATGGCCGGGCTCGATCCGGACGAGTATCAGGGCTTTGCCTGGGGTATGGGGATCGACCGCATCGCAATGCTCAAATACGGCATGCCCGACCTCCGGGCCTTTTTCGATGCCGATGTGCGATGGCTCGCCCATTATGGTTTCCGCCCGCTCGATATGCCGACGCTATTCGGCGGGCTGAGCCGCACTTGA
- a CDS encoding phosphoribosylanthranilate isomerase, translating into MDVKICGLGSEQTVDVAIASGASHVGFVFYPLSPRHVGPSHAGELAKRAKDQRVSVVAVTVDAGDGMLDAIVETVGPDMLQLHGKEEAYRVEEIKDRYGLPVMKAIAVETADDLSGIDEYADIADKLLFDAKAPKGAVLPGGNGVSFDWSILKDLKGDWFLSGGLSPDNVQEALRVCSPGGLDVSSSLESAPGTKDPERIRAFFAAIREAEAA; encoded by the coding sequence ATGGACGTCAAGATCTGCGGGCTCGGCAGCGAGCAGACGGTGGATGTCGCCATCGCCTCGGGTGCCAGCCATGTCGGTTTCGTATTCTACCCGCTATCGCCGCGCCATGTCGGTCCATCCCATGCTGGCGAACTGGCGAAACGCGCCAAGGACCAGCGCGTCAGTGTCGTCGCGGTAACCGTAGATGCCGGCGACGGCATGCTTGATGCGATCGTCGAGACGGTTGGGCCGGACATGCTCCAGCTTCACGGAAAGGAAGAAGCGTATCGCGTCGAGGAAATCAAGGATCGCTATGGTTTGCCCGTGATGAAGGCGATCGCCGTGGAAACGGCGGACGATCTCTCCGGCATCGATGAATATGCGGACATTGCGGACAAACTGCTCTTCGACGCCAAGGCGCCAAAGGGAGCCGTGCTGCCTGGCGGCAATGGCGTCTCTTTCGACTGGTCGATCCTGAAGGACCTCAAAGGCGACTGGTTTCTTTCAGGCGGACTGTCGCCTGACAATGTGCAGGAAGCCCTTCGTGTCTGCTCGCCCGGCGGACTGGATGTTTCTTCCTCACTGGAAAGCGCGCCGGGCACCAAGGATCCCGAGCGCATCCGCGCCTTCTTTGCGGCTATTCGGGAGGCCGAGGCGGCTTAA
- a CDS encoding DUF421 domain-containing protein — translation MWYDSDPGLLGILVSAIIGFAWLIFLLRLAGKRTVAKFNMYDMILTFTVGSVLASMIVLEGVKVVEGCLAMAALVALDWLLSYAALKSRLVRDILKAPPTVLVKDGELQRDNMRREQMVEEEIDMLLRQNDITNLSEIEALTIESAGDIGLIKRREGVDEPQTLRKLRTKDGGVE, via the coding sequence ATGTGGTATGACAGCGATCCCGGCCTGCTCGGCATCCTGGTTTCGGCGATCATCGGTTTTGCGTGGCTGATCTTCCTGCTTCGGCTGGCCGGCAAGCGAACTGTTGCCAAGTTCAACATGTACGACATGATCCTGACCTTTACGGTCGGGTCGGTACTCGCTTCGATGATCGTTCTCGAGGGTGTCAAAGTTGTTGAAGGCTGCCTTGCCATGGCCGCTCTCGTGGCGCTCGATTGGCTGCTCTCCTACGCCGCTCTGAAATCCCGGCTGGTTCGCGACATATTGAAAGCCCCCCCAACCGTTCTGGTGAAGGATGGAGAGTTGCAGCGCGACAACATGCGAAGAGAGCAGATGGTCGAAGAAGAGATCGACATGCTCCTGCGCCAGAACGACATCACCAACCTTTCGGAAATCGAAGCGCTGACCATCGAGTCCGCTGGCGATATCGGCCTGATCAAGCGCCGCGAAGGCGTTGACGAACCACAAACCCTTCGAAAGCTGCGGACCAAAGACGGCGGCGTCGAGTAG
- a CDS encoding response regulator, with protein MATATPPPSTCKKAVLIVEDEPLLLMEAADMVADAGYLPIETTNAKEALAVLRQRGDICILFTDINLAGSIDGLALAREVADRWPPIDVIVASGRHTIDDSSLPHRARFMPKPYLPSDFNRLLADFNHPVM; from the coding sequence ATGGCAACAGCAACCCCTCCGCCTTCCACTTGCAAGAAGGCCGTCCTTATTGTCGAGGATGAACCGCTCCTTTTGATGGAAGCTGCCGACATGGTGGCCGATGCGGGCTATCTGCCGATCGAAACGACCAACGCCAAGGAAGCACTCGCTGTGCTTCGGCAGCGTGGCGATATCTGCATCCTCTTCACCGACATCAATCTGGCGGGAAGTATCGACGGGCTTGCCCTGGCGCGCGAAGTCGCCGACCGGTGGCCGCCCATCGACGTGATCGTCGCGTCCGGCCGTCATACGATTGACGATTCGTCCCTGCCCCATCGCGCCCGCTTCATGCCAAAGCCCTATCTGCCCTCCGACTTCAACCGCTTATTGGCGGATTTCAACCACCCGGTCATGTGA